From the genome of Lasioglossum baleicum chromosome 13, iyLasBale1, whole genome shotgun sequence, one region includes:
- the LOC143214869 gene encoding uncharacterized protein LOC143214869 isoform X2, whose translation MNTKRSPRKVTLAMIKGKPITTSVPVIHFHASDDELEEIYPSTDEEKRLTPDFERISSKLTSSPQKCTEKRSTQESDITESNSECRSISAENVIPEGTPPSLDPWKMLSNFKGKITKTFEEKLSEIKSDKKKSGHTRAESSSISDSEDQGNVTPCDDKTGNDKQTNEPTTNTVLRRTNPDESVESGVEASEFSPETDKDPASFEKSDTSLRKSSDTDNFAGVQKQTSYIRSTVSSTKTNFKVVFSHLLKQLACQLTYRSVAALVAVFCIYYVTPLPEYLIGLVTGIVATVIFYDTVTRFKTILTNLPDDTFANRQVVPVLEIPAVEEHAVVERFQGWLNELPYRYEPSNYHVARTKSVFFRLEGSILRIMESRIKVPKKAVWDETQQKLKFVKKRVYNLSGGKVELVPCGLARRRRWSKKYPICITLKRKQAHVCNVMLKAAMNDECYSTSNGQGDTILESKEGESKEKQGNEEEKHVDEAEVLLEEEEEDTAELDDDEDDVETFHSDFDNDEFDNEYVEYKRRVLEDGTVEDTCKRSIKKNGKNRINNRRGGEKKNDSTTNGNANKCHSCGYSFVERRKKKCRMILKQVKFRKRSNSETDGRSKVDEERGRLAKEGTDRYENKEAQKREEGDGEEEFSDDNDQDEDDDDEDEDDDEDDEDYYYDNDDYDEYNDNESDEVDEDDDEMEDDENETLEDKRKMREIKIEFESLEGEEEKEEKREGAREKEKEEEKDEWETIDGAGGGQKNSRKRRRNSRRLRNRIKIYVFARADREKEDWYRRLASASTRRVKNQDASSCFTTDASSTLNTTLSAQRTVTTESKLSASTSNSFENVPELTYNAYMAKHLENNGSIFENEHSPYTDNTFWINCLIARILFDVHRCPETVNLIQDKIQRKLSSIKLPYFMECLLVSEVAIGQGSPIIRNATKPMTNERGLWIDFDITYKGSLTMTVETKLNLMKLTRTGTISGGSSVIGGGGDSGAGGNIVDCPEKDKTAAKSPIFDSDMEDTPETSTEDDDSSQLCSPAAKETTPSTQSSGRKFLSIVDRIAANKYFQHATELSYVRRAMEGVSNTEIRLMVTVSSIEGCLSLNIPPAPSDRLWYGFKPVPKVTLTVKPAVGERAVNFAYITKWIEDKLLREFEKLVVLPNMDDLVLPLCPNYPYTSTR comes from the exons GTAAACCTATTACGACGTCGGTTCCTGTAATTCATTTCCATGCGAGCGACGACGAACTCGAAGAGATATATCCAAGTACAGACGAAGAGAAGAGATTAACGCCCGACTTCGAAAGAATTTCATCTAAACTAACCTCTTCTCCACAGAAATGTACCGAAAAAAGATCCACGCAGGAATCGGATATTACCGAGAGCAACTCGGAATGCCGATCGATCAGCGCGGAGAATGTAATACCGGAAGGCACACCGCCTTCTTTAGATCCATGGAAAATGTTGTCCAACTTCAAAGGAAAAATTACAAAGACCTTCGAAGAGAAGCTGTCGGAGATTAAAAGCGACAAGAAGAAGTCTGGTCACACTCGAGCGGAGAGTTCTAGCATCAGCGATTCGGAAGATCAAGGAAACGTTACTCCCTGCGACGATAAAACTGGAAACGACAAGCAGACCAACGAACCGACTACAAATACAGTTCTTCGAAGAACCAATCCG GACGAGTCTGTCGAGAGTGGCGTAGAAGCATCAGAGTTTTCTCCAGAGACCGATAAAGATCCTGCTTCTTTCGAGAAAAGCGACACATCATTGAGAAAATCATCGGACACCGATAACTTCGCTGGCGTTCAAAAACAAACATCCTATATTCGTTCGACTGTATCCTCGACGAAAACGAATTTCAAGGTGGTCTTTTCGCATTTGTTGAAACAACTGGCTTGTCAATTGACATACAGGTCTGTCGCTGCTCTGGTCGCAGTCTTTTGCATTTATTACGTTACTCCGTTACCAGAATATCTGATTGGACTTGTAACAGGTATTGTCGCAACTGTAATTTTCTACGACACGGTGACAAGGTTCAAAACGATTTTAACAAATTTGCCGGACGATACGTTCGCTAACAGACAAGTAGTACCTGTTTTAGAAATTCCTGCAGTGGAGGAGCATGCTGTGGTCGAGAGATTTCAAGGCTGGTTAAACGAACTACCGTACCGGTACGAACCCTCAAATTACCACGTGGCCCGCACCAAATCCGTATTTTTCAGATTGGAAGGCAGTATACTGCGTATAATGGAGAGTAGAATAAAAGTACCGAAGAAGGCTGTTTGGGACGAGACGCAGCAGAAATTGAAGTTCGTTAAGAAGAGAGTTTACAATTTGTCCGGAGGAAAGGTAGAGCTTGTTCCCTGCGGACTGGCCAGAAGGCGGAGATGGAGTAAGAAATATCCAATTTGTATAACTCTTAAGAGGAAACAAGCGCACGTTTGTAATGTAATGTTAAAGGCTGCGATGAACGACGAATGTTATTCGACGAGCAATGGCCAAGGGGATACGATACTCGAATCGAAAGAAGGAGAATCGAAGGAGAAACAAGGAAACGAAGAGGAAAAACACGTTGACGAAGCTGAGGTATTgttagaggaagaagaagaagacactGCCGAGTtggacgacgacgaggacgacgtTGAAACTTTCCATTCTGATTTCGACAACGACGAATTTGACAACGAATACGTGGAATACAAGAGGCGGGTCCTGGAAGATGGAACCGTGGAGGATACGTGTAAACGAAGCATAAAGAAAAATGGGAAGAACAGAATTAACAACAGAAGGGGAGGGGAGAAGAAAAACGATAGTACGACGAACGGGAATGCGAACAAGTGTCACAGTTGTGGATATAGTTTCGTcgagaggaggaaaaagaaaTGTCGAATGATATTGAAGCAGGTTAAATTTCGAAAGAGGTCAAATTCTGAAACAGATGGGAGAAGCAAGGTAGACGAAGAGAGGGGTAGATTGGCGAAAGAAGGGACGGATCGCTATGAGAACAAGGAGGCACAGAAACGAGAAGAAGGTGACGGGGAAGAAGAGTTCTCTGATGACAACGATCAAGACGAAGACGATGACGACGAGGATGAGGACGACGATGAGGACGATGAGGATTATTATTATGACAACGACGACTACGACGAGTATAACGACAACGAGAGCGACGAGGTtgacgaggacgacgacgaaaTGGAAGATGATGAGAATGAAACGTTAGAAGATAAGAGGAAAATGCGAGAAATAAAAATAGAGTTTGAAAGTTTGGAGGGTGAGGaggagaaagaagagaaaagagaggGGGCAagggagaaggagaaggaggaaGAAAAAGACGAGTGGGAGACGATAGACGGAGCAGGAGGAGGACAAAAGAATTCCCGAAAAAGGCGGCGGAATAGTCGCAGATTGCGGAAccgaataaaaatatatgtttttgcCAGGGCTGATCGCGAGAAGGAGGATTGGTACAGGAGGTTGGCCTCTGCATCTACGCGACGCGTGAAAAATCAAGATGCGTCGTCGTGTTTCACAACCGATGCATCGTCCACGTTGAATACAACGTTGTCTGCACAGCGAACCGTAACCACGGAATCAAAATTATCTGCCTCAACCAGTAACTCCTTCGAAAACGTACCTGAACTCACCTATAACGCGTACATGGCGAAACATTTGGAGAACAACGGTTCGATTTTCGAGAACGAACATTCCCCGTACACCGACAATACGTTTTGGATCAATTGTTTAATAGCTCGTATATTATTCGATGTACACAGATGTCCAGAAACTGTAAATCTGATACAGGATAAGATACAACGGAAATTATCTAGTATAAAACTACCATATTTTATGGAGTGCCTTTTAGTTTCGGAGGTAGCGATAGGTCAAGGGTCGCCCATCATTCGCAACGCGACAAAACCGATGACGAACGAGAGGGGTCTCTGGATTGACTTCGACATAACGTACAAAGGATCTTTGACCATGACCGTCGAAACGAAATtgaatttaatgaaattaacgagaacCGGAACGATCAGCGGTGGCAGTAGCGTTATAGGAGGTGGCGGCGACAGTGGGGCCGGTGGAAACATCGTGGATTGCCCGGAGAAAGACAAGACAGCGGCCAAGTCGCCAATTTTTGATAGCGACATGGAAGACACACCGGAAACGTCCACGGAAGACGACGATAGCTCGCAGTTGTGTAGTCCAGCAGCTAAGGAGACGAC CCCATCTACGCAATCGTCTGGAAGAAAGTTCCTCAGCATAGTGGACAGAATAGCTGCGAATAAATATTTCCAGCAC GCGACGGAACTATCGTACGTGCGGAGGGCCATGGAGGGCGTCTCGAACACCGAAATTCGCCTAATGGTTACAGTGTCGAGTATAGAAGGTTGTCTTTCGTTGAACATTCCACCGGCGCCATCCGATCGTTTGTGGTATGGTTTCAAACCAGTGCCGAAAGTAACTCTTACCGTGAAACCAGCGGTCGGCGAGAGAGCGGTGAACTTCGCTTACATCACCAAATGGATAGAGGATAAATTACTCAGGGAATTTGAGAAACTGGTAGTTCTACCGAACATGGACGATCTCGTCTTACCATTGTGTCCTAATTACCCTTACACGAGTACGCGATAA
- the LOC143214869 gene encoding uncharacterized protein LOC143214869 isoform X1 → MNTKRSPRKVTLAMIKGKPITTSVPVIHFHASDDELEEIYPSTDEEKRLTPDFERISSKLTSSPQKCTEKRSTQESDITESNSECRSISAENVIPEGTPPSLDPWKMLSNFKGKITKTFEEKLSEIKSDKKKSGHTRAESSSISDSEDQGNVTPCDDKTGNDKQTNEPTTNTVLRRTNPVRYVGFSGVKAGLKDKSLQDESVESGVEASEFSPETDKDPASFEKSDTSLRKSSDTDNFAGVQKQTSYIRSTVSSTKTNFKVVFSHLLKQLACQLTYRSVAALVAVFCIYYVTPLPEYLIGLVTGIVATVIFYDTVTRFKTILTNLPDDTFANRQVVPVLEIPAVEEHAVVERFQGWLNELPYRYEPSNYHVARTKSVFFRLEGSILRIMESRIKVPKKAVWDETQQKLKFVKKRVYNLSGGKVELVPCGLARRRRWSKKYPICITLKRKQAHVCNVMLKAAMNDECYSTSNGQGDTILESKEGESKEKQGNEEEKHVDEAEVLLEEEEEDTAELDDDEDDVETFHSDFDNDEFDNEYVEYKRRVLEDGTVEDTCKRSIKKNGKNRINNRRGGEKKNDSTTNGNANKCHSCGYSFVERRKKKCRMILKQVKFRKRSNSETDGRSKVDEERGRLAKEGTDRYENKEAQKREEGDGEEEFSDDNDQDEDDDDEDEDDDEDDEDYYYDNDDYDEYNDNESDEVDEDDDEMEDDENETLEDKRKMREIKIEFESLEGEEEKEEKREGAREKEKEEEKDEWETIDGAGGGQKNSRKRRRNSRRLRNRIKIYVFARADREKEDWYRRLASASTRRVKNQDASSCFTTDASSTLNTTLSAQRTVTTESKLSASTSNSFENVPELTYNAYMAKHLENNGSIFENEHSPYTDNTFWINCLIARILFDVHRCPETVNLIQDKIQRKLSSIKLPYFMECLLVSEVAIGQGSPIIRNATKPMTNERGLWIDFDITYKGSLTMTVETKLNLMKLTRTGTISGGSSVIGGGGDSGAGGNIVDCPEKDKTAAKSPIFDSDMEDTPETSTEDDDSSQLCSPAAKETTPSTQSSGRKFLSIVDRIAANKYFQHATELSYVRRAMEGVSNTEIRLMVTVSSIEGCLSLNIPPAPSDRLWYGFKPVPKVTLTVKPAVGERAVNFAYITKWIEDKLLREFEKLVVLPNMDDLVLPLCPNYPYTSTR, encoded by the exons GTAAACCTATTACGACGTCGGTTCCTGTAATTCATTTCCATGCGAGCGACGACGAACTCGAAGAGATATATCCAAGTACAGACGAAGAGAAGAGATTAACGCCCGACTTCGAAAGAATTTCATCTAAACTAACCTCTTCTCCACAGAAATGTACCGAAAAAAGATCCACGCAGGAATCGGATATTACCGAGAGCAACTCGGAATGCCGATCGATCAGCGCGGAGAATGTAATACCGGAAGGCACACCGCCTTCTTTAGATCCATGGAAAATGTTGTCCAACTTCAAAGGAAAAATTACAAAGACCTTCGAAGAGAAGCTGTCGGAGATTAAAAGCGACAAGAAGAAGTCTGGTCACACTCGAGCGGAGAGTTCTAGCATCAGCGATTCGGAAGATCAAGGAAACGTTACTCCCTGCGACGATAAAACTGGAAACGACAAGCAGACCAACGAACCGACTACAAATACAGTTCTTCGAAGAACCAATCCGGTTAGATACGTAGGATTTTCTGGTGTAAAGGCAGGTCTAAAGGACAAAAGTTTGCAGGACGAGTCTGTCGAGAGTGGCGTAGAAGCATCAGAGTTTTCTCCAGAGACCGATAAAGATCCTGCTTCTTTCGAGAAAAGCGACACATCATTGAGAAAATCATCGGACACCGATAACTTCGCTGGCGTTCAAAAACAAACATCCTATATTCGTTCGACTGTATCCTCGACGAAAACGAATTTCAAGGTGGTCTTTTCGCATTTGTTGAAACAACTGGCTTGTCAATTGACATACAGGTCTGTCGCTGCTCTGGTCGCAGTCTTTTGCATTTATTACGTTACTCCGTTACCAGAATATCTGATTGGACTTGTAACAGGTATTGTCGCAACTGTAATTTTCTACGACACGGTGACAAGGTTCAAAACGATTTTAACAAATTTGCCGGACGATACGTTCGCTAACAGACAAGTAGTACCTGTTTTAGAAATTCCTGCAGTGGAGGAGCATGCTGTGGTCGAGAGATTTCAAGGCTGGTTAAACGAACTACCGTACCGGTACGAACCCTCAAATTACCACGTGGCCCGCACCAAATCCGTATTTTTCAGATTGGAAGGCAGTATACTGCGTATAATGGAGAGTAGAATAAAAGTACCGAAGAAGGCTGTTTGGGACGAGACGCAGCAGAAATTGAAGTTCGTTAAGAAGAGAGTTTACAATTTGTCCGGAGGAAAGGTAGAGCTTGTTCCCTGCGGACTGGCCAGAAGGCGGAGATGGAGTAAGAAATATCCAATTTGTATAACTCTTAAGAGGAAACAAGCGCACGTTTGTAATGTAATGTTAAAGGCTGCGATGAACGACGAATGTTATTCGACGAGCAATGGCCAAGGGGATACGATACTCGAATCGAAAGAAGGAGAATCGAAGGAGAAACAAGGAAACGAAGAGGAAAAACACGTTGACGAAGCTGAGGTATTgttagaggaagaagaagaagacactGCCGAGTtggacgacgacgaggacgacgtTGAAACTTTCCATTCTGATTTCGACAACGACGAATTTGACAACGAATACGTGGAATACAAGAGGCGGGTCCTGGAAGATGGAACCGTGGAGGATACGTGTAAACGAAGCATAAAGAAAAATGGGAAGAACAGAATTAACAACAGAAGGGGAGGGGAGAAGAAAAACGATAGTACGACGAACGGGAATGCGAACAAGTGTCACAGTTGTGGATATAGTTTCGTcgagaggaggaaaaagaaaTGTCGAATGATATTGAAGCAGGTTAAATTTCGAAAGAGGTCAAATTCTGAAACAGATGGGAGAAGCAAGGTAGACGAAGAGAGGGGTAGATTGGCGAAAGAAGGGACGGATCGCTATGAGAACAAGGAGGCACAGAAACGAGAAGAAGGTGACGGGGAAGAAGAGTTCTCTGATGACAACGATCAAGACGAAGACGATGACGACGAGGATGAGGACGACGATGAGGACGATGAGGATTATTATTATGACAACGACGACTACGACGAGTATAACGACAACGAGAGCGACGAGGTtgacgaggacgacgacgaaaTGGAAGATGATGAGAATGAAACGTTAGAAGATAAGAGGAAAATGCGAGAAATAAAAATAGAGTTTGAAAGTTTGGAGGGTGAGGaggagaaagaagagaaaagagaggGGGCAagggagaaggagaaggaggaaGAAAAAGACGAGTGGGAGACGATAGACGGAGCAGGAGGAGGACAAAAGAATTCCCGAAAAAGGCGGCGGAATAGTCGCAGATTGCGGAAccgaataaaaatatatgtttttgcCAGGGCTGATCGCGAGAAGGAGGATTGGTACAGGAGGTTGGCCTCTGCATCTACGCGACGCGTGAAAAATCAAGATGCGTCGTCGTGTTTCACAACCGATGCATCGTCCACGTTGAATACAACGTTGTCTGCACAGCGAACCGTAACCACGGAATCAAAATTATCTGCCTCAACCAGTAACTCCTTCGAAAACGTACCTGAACTCACCTATAACGCGTACATGGCGAAACATTTGGAGAACAACGGTTCGATTTTCGAGAACGAACATTCCCCGTACACCGACAATACGTTTTGGATCAATTGTTTAATAGCTCGTATATTATTCGATGTACACAGATGTCCAGAAACTGTAAATCTGATACAGGATAAGATACAACGGAAATTATCTAGTATAAAACTACCATATTTTATGGAGTGCCTTTTAGTTTCGGAGGTAGCGATAGGTCAAGGGTCGCCCATCATTCGCAACGCGACAAAACCGATGACGAACGAGAGGGGTCTCTGGATTGACTTCGACATAACGTACAAAGGATCTTTGACCATGACCGTCGAAACGAAATtgaatttaatgaaattaacgagaacCGGAACGATCAGCGGTGGCAGTAGCGTTATAGGAGGTGGCGGCGACAGTGGGGCCGGTGGAAACATCGTGGATTGCCCGGAGAAAGACAAGACAGCGGCCAAGTCGCCAATTTTTGATAGCGACATGGAAGACACACCGGAAACGTCCACGGAAGACGACGATAGCTCGCAGTTGTGTAGTCCAGCAGCTAAGGAGACGAC CCCATCTACGCAATCGTCTGGAAGAAAGTTCCTCAGCATAGTGGACAGAATAGCTGCGAATAAATATTTCCAGCAC GCGACGGAACTATCGTACGTGCGGAGGGCCATGGAGGGCGTCTCGAACACCGAAATTCGCCTAATGGTTACAGTGTCGAGTATAGAAGGTTGTCTTTCGTTGAACATTCCACCGGCGCCATCCGATCGTTTGTGGTATGGTTTCAAACCAGTGCCGAAAGTAACTCTTACCGTGAAACCAGCGGTCGGCGAGAGAGCGGTGAACTTCGCTTACATCACCAAATGGATAGAGGATAAATTACTCAGGGAATTTGAGAAACTGGTAGTTCTACCGAACATGGACGATCTCGTCTTACCATTGTGTCCTAATTACCCTTACACGAGTACGCGATAA
- the LOC143214869 gene encoding uncharacterized protein LOC143214869 isoform X3 — MRATTNSKRYIQKCTEKRSTQESDITESNSECRSISAENVIPEGTPPSLDPWKMLSNFKGKITKTFEEKLSEIKSDKKKSGHTRAESSSISDSEDQGNVTPCDDKTGNDKQTNEPTTNTVLRRTNPVRYVGFSGVKAGLKDKSLQDESVESGVEASEFSPETDKDPASFEKSDTSLRKSSDTDNFAGVQKQTSYIRSTVSSTKTNFKVVFSHLLKQLACQLTYRSVAALVAVFCIYYVTPLPEYLIGLVTGIVATVIFYDTVTRFKTILTNLPDDTFANRQVVPVLEIPAVEEHAVVERFQGWLNELPYRYEPSNYHVARTKSVFFRLEGSILRIMESRIKVPKKAVWDETQQKLKFVKKRVYNLSGGKVELVPCGLARRRRWSKKYPICITLKRKQAHVCNVMLKAAMNDECYSTSNGQGDTILESKEGESKEKQGNEEEKHVDEAEVLLEEEEEDTAELDDDEDDVETFHSDFDNDEFDNEYVEYKRRVLEDGTVEDTCKRSIKKNGKNRINNRRGGEKKNDSTTNGNANKCHSCGYSFVERRKKKCRMILKQVKFRKRSNSETDGRSKVDEERGRLAKEGTDRYENKEAQKREEGDGEEEFSDDNDQDEDDDDEDEDDDEDDEDYYYDNDDYDEYNDNESDEVDEDDDEMEDDENETLEDKRKMREIKIEFESLEGEEEKEEKREGAREKEKEEEKDEWETIDGAGGGQKNSRKRRRNSRRLRNRIKIYVFARADREKEDWYRRLASASTRRVKNQDASSCFTTDASSTLNTTLSAQRTVTTESKLSASTSNSFENVPELTYNAYMAKHLENNGSIFENEHSPYTDNTFWINCLIARILFDVHRCPETVNLIQDKIQRKLSSIKLPYFMECLLVSEVAIGQGSPIIRNATKPMTNERGLWIDFDITYKGSLTMTVETKLNLMKLTRTGTISGGSSVIGGGGDSGAGGNIVDCPEKDKTAAKSPIFDSDMEDTPETSTEDDDSSQLCSPAAKETTPSTQSSGRKFLSIVDRIAANKYFQHATELSYVRRAMEGVSNTEIRLMVTVSSIEGCLSLNIPPAPSDRLWYGFKPVPKVTLTVKPAVGERAVNFAYITKWIEDKLLREFEKLVVLPNMDDLVLPLCPNYPYTSTR, encoded by the exons ATGCGAGCGACGACGAACTCGAAGAGATATATCCAA AAATGTACCGAAAAAAGATCCACGCAGGAATCGGATATTACCGAGAGCAACTCGGAATGCCGATCGATCAGCGCGGAGAATGTAATACCGGAAGGCACACCGCCTTCTTTAGATCCATGGAAAATGTTGTCCAACTTCAAAGGAAAAATTACAAAGACCTTCGAAGAGAAGCTGTCGGAGATTAAAAGCGACAAGAAGAAGTCTGGTCACACTCGAGCGGAGAGTTCTAGCATCAGCGATTCGGAAGATCAAGGAAACGTTACTCCCTGCGACGATAAAACTGGAAACGACAAGCAGACCAACGAACCGACTACAAATACAGTTCTTCGAAGAACCAATCCGGTTAGATACGTAGGATTTTCTGGTGTAAAGGCAGGTCTAAAGGACAAAAGTTTGCAGGACGAGTCTGTCGAGAGTGGCGTAGAAGCATCAGAGTTTTCTCCAGAGACCGATAAAGATCCTGCTTCTTTCGAGAAAAGCGACACATCATTGAGAAAATCATCGGACACCGATAACTTCGCTGGCGTTCAAAAACAAACATCCTATATTCGTTCGACTGTATCCTCGACGAAAACGAATTTCAAGGTGGTCTTTTCGCATTTGTTGAAACAACTGGCTTGTCAATTGACATACAGGTCTGTCGCTGCTCTGGTCGCAGTCTTTTGCATTTATTACGTTACTCCGTTACCAGAATATCTGATTGGACTTGTAACAGGTATTGTCGCAACTGTAATTTTCTACGACACGGTGACAAGGTTCAAAACGATTTTAACAAATTTGCCGGACGATACGTTCGCTAACAGACAAGTAGTACCTGTTTTAGAAATTCCTGCAGTGGAGGAGCATGCTGTGGTCGAGAGATTTCAAGGCTGGTTAAACGAACTACCGTACCGGTACGAACCCTCAAATTACCACGTGGCCCGCACCAAATCCGTATTTTTCAGATTGGAAGGCAGTATACTGCGTATAATGGAGAGTAGAATAAAAGTACCGAAGAAGGCTGTTTGGGACGAGACGCAGCAGAAATTGAAGTTCGTTAAGAAGAGAGTTTACAATTTGTCCGGAGGAAAGGTAGAGCTTGTTCCCTGCGGACTGGCCAGAAGGCGGAGATGGAGTAAGAAATATCCAATTTGTATAACTCTTAAGAGGAAACAAGCGCACGTTTGTAATGTAATGTTAAAGGCTGCGATGAACGACGAATGTTATTCGACGAGCAATGGCCAAGGGGATACGATACTCGAATCGAAAGAAGGAGAATCGAAGGAGAAACAAGGAAACGAAGAGGAAAAACACGTTGACGAAGCTGAGGTATTgttagaggaagaagaagaagacactGCCGAGTtggacgacgacgaggacgacgtTGAAACTTTCCATTCTGATTTCGACAACGACGAATTTGACAACGAATACGTGGAATACAAGAGGCGGGTCCTGGAAGATGGAACCGTGGAGGATACGTGTAAACGAAGCATAAAGAAAAATGGGAAGAACAGAATTAACAACAGAAGGGGAGGGGAGAAGAAAAACGATAGTACGACGAACGGGAATGCGAACAAGTGTCACAGTTGTGGATATAGTTTCGTcgagaggaggaaaaagaaaTGTCGAATGATATTGAAGCAGGTTAAATTTCGAAAGAGGTCAAATTCTGAAACAGATGGGAGAAGCAAGGTAGACGAAGAGAGGGGTAGATTGGCGAAAGAAGGGACGGATCGCTATGAGAACAAGGAGGCACAGAAACGAGAAGAAGGTGACGGGGAAGAAGAGTTCTCTGATGACAACGATCAAGACGAAGACGATGACGACGAGGATGAGGACGACGATGAGGACGATGAGGATTATTATTATGACAACGACGACTACGACGAGTATAACGACAACGAGAGCGACGAGGTtgacgaggacgacgacgaaaTGGAAGATGATGAGAATGAAACGTTAGAAGATAAGAGGAAAATGCGAGAAATAAAAATAGAGTTTGAAAGTTTGGAGGGTGAGGaggagaaagaagagaaaagagaggGGGCAagggagaaggagaaggaggaaGAAAAAGACGAGTGGGAGACGATAGACGGAGCAGGAGGAGGACAAAAGAATTCCCGAAAAAGGCGGCGGAATAGTCGCAGATTGCGGAAccgaataaaaatatatgtttttgcCAGGGCTGATCGCGAGAAGGAGGATTGGTACAGGAGGTTGGCCTCTGCATCTACGCGACGCGTGAAAAATCAAGATGCGTCGTCGTGTTTCACAACCGATGCATCGTCCACGTTGAATACAACGTTGTCTGCACAGCGAACCGTAACCACGGAATCAAAATTATCTGCCTCAACCAGTAACTCCTTCGAAAACGTACCTGAACTCACCTATAACGCGTACATGGCGAAACATTTGGAGAACAACGGTTCGATTTTCGAGAACGAACATTCCCCGTACACCGACAATACGTTTTGGATCAATTGTTTAATAGCTCGTATATTATTCGATGTACACAGATGTCCAGAAACTGTAAATCTGATACAGGATAAGATACAACGGAAATTATCTAGTATAAAACTACCATATTTTATGGAGTGCCTTTTAGTTTCGGAGGTAGCGATAGGTCAAGGGTCGCCCATCATTCGCAACGCGACAAAACCGATGACGAACGAGAGGGGTCTCTGGATTGACTTCGACATAACGTACAAAGGATCTTTGACCATGACCGTCGAAACGAAATtgaatttaatgaaattaacgagaacCGGAACGATCAGCGGTGGCAGTAGCGTTATAGGAGGTGGCGGCGACAGTGGGGCCGGTGGAAACATCGTGGATTGCCCGGAGAAAGACAAGACAGCGGCCAAGTCGCCAATTTTTGATAGCGACATGGAAGACACACCGGAAACGTCCACGGAAGACGACGATAGCTCGCAGTTGTGTAGTCCAGCAGCTAAGGAGACGAC CCCATCTACGCAATCGTCTGGAAGAAAGTTCCTCAGCATAGTGGACAGAATAGCTGCGAATAAATATTTCCAGCAC GCGACGGAACTATCGTACGTGCGGAGGGCCATGGAGGGCGTCTCGAACACCGAAATTCGCCTAATGGTTACAGTGTCGAGTATAGAAGGTTGTCTTTCGTTGAACATTCCACCGGCGCCATCCGATCGTTTGTGGTATGGTTTCAAACCAGTGCCGAAAGTAACTCTTACCGTGAAACCAGCGGTCGGCGAGAGAGCGGTGAACTTCGCTTACATCACCAAATGGATAGAGGATAAATTACTCAGGGAATTTGAGAAACTGGTAGTTCTACCGAACATGGACGATCTCGTCTTACCATTGTGTCCTAATTACCCTTACACGAGTACGCGATAA